The following are from one region of the Hymenobacter radiodurans genome:
- a CDS encoding MBL fold metallo-hydrolase — translation MAAHTTYRRNENLKTIRPNYPGNKMIGSEFCNGEVLYEPKFSNVIRWQLTENPQKAEKKADTWAPAVVPCADAFTSSDDMLVWLGHATFLWRVAGITLLFDPVLYSSLGLRHRHALPCRPEDIKGIDYLLLSHGHRDHLDEASIKTIVRQNPNMQVLAPLNMTKLLRGMAPNVSVQEAGWWQQYNLGGNSGLEITYLPASHWHRRGLTDMNHILWGSFMLRVGDRLLYFCGDSGFGGHFEEIEKQFGPLDVCIMPIGAYKPSFMMQLSHMDPHEAAKAANILRAGHVVPMHYGTFDLSDEPASEPLRTLQEVANGQMLRGELHAPAVGEIMRWQDWE, via the coding sequence ATGGCCGCTCACACTACGTATCGTCGCAACGAGAACCTGAAAACCATTCGCCCCAATTATCCTGGTAACAAGATGATTGGTAGCGAGTTCTGCAACGGCGAAGTACTGTATGAGCCCAAATTCAGCAACGTAATCCGCTGGCAGCTAACCGAGAACCCGCAAAAAGCCGAGAAGAAAGCGGACACGTGGGCGCCTGCCGTTGTGCCGTGCGCCGATGCTTTCACCTCCTCCGATGACATGCTGGTGTGGCTGGGTCACGCCACCTTTCTGTGGCGGGTAGCGGGCATCACGCTGCTTTTCGACCCAGTACTGTACTCATCTTTGGGGCTTCGTCACCGACACGCGCTGCCTTGTCGCCCCGAAGACATCAAGGGCATTGACTACCTGCTCCTTTCCCACGGTCACCGCGACCATCTGGATGAGGCTTCCATCAAGACAATAGTCCGGCAGAACCCCAATATGCAGGTGCTCGCTCCGCTTAATATGACCAAACTACTGCGCGGCATGGCTCCCAATGTGTCAGTGCAGGAAGCGGGTTGGTGGCAGCAATATAATCTGGGGGGCAATTCTGGGCTAGAAATTACCTACTTGCCCGCCTCGCATTGGCACCGCCGCGGCCTTACAGATATGAACCACATACTTTGGGGCAGCTTTATGCTGCGCGTGGGAGACAGGCTGCTCTACTTCTGTGGCGACAGTGGCTTCGGGGGGCATTTTGAGGAAATAGAAAAGCAATTTGGCCCCCTTGATGTCTGCATAATGCCTATCGGGGCTTACAAGCCATCCTTTATGATGCAGCTCAGCCACATGGACCCGCACGAGGCCGCAAAAGCCGCCAATATTCTGCGCGCCGGCCACGTTGTTCCCATGCACTACGGCACCTTCGACCTCTCCGATGAGCCTGCCTCTGAGCCCCTACGCACCCTTCAAGAAGTAGCCAACGGCCAAATGCTGCGGGGCGAGTTGCATGCCCCGGCCGTAGGTGAAATTATGCGCTGGCAGGACTGGGAATAG
- a CDS encoding ABC transporter transmembrane domain-containing protein — MASRSPSLAPPPTPWQRLTGMLDSERKTIRFILIYAIITGLISLTLPLGTQAVFNLVSTGAIFGSTYILIGVVVLGLLLGGILLIGQMTMVEAIEQRLFAKAALEFAYRLPRIQPESLNGQNPPELVNRFFDILTVQKGLSKLLIDLMFGAFQIVFGLLVLSFYHPIFIAFGLFTILMLVLIYVMHYRRALRTSIQESAHKYEVVDWLEQVASRLPEFRHNKEQQRAAIMRTDELTAEYLRSRNGHFKVLKYYFGYAIFLRTILIGGLLIAGTLFVVSRQMSLGQFVAAEVIIVQVSNAIEKLVTSIGTIFDMLTGVEKLAGVTDLPLLDNATTETHA; from the coding sequence ATGGCGTCACGTTCCCCCAGCTTAGCCCCTCCCCCTACTCCTTGGCAGCGCCTGACCGGTATGCTGGATTCCGAACGTAAGACTATTCGCTTTATTCTTATTTATGCCATTATCACTGGCCTGATTAGCCTTACGCTGCCGCTCGGAACCCAGGCCGTTTTCAACCTTGTGTCGACGGGCGCCATCTTTGGCTCCACGTACATTCTGATTGGCGTGGTTGTGCTAGGCTTACTGCTGGGCGGTATCCTGTTAATTGGCCAGATGACAATGGTGGAAGCCATTGAGCAGCGCTTATTTGCTAAAGCAGCCCTGGAGTTTGCGTATCGCCTGCCGCGTATTCAGCCCGAGTCCTTGAATGGTCAAAACCCACCAGAACTTGTCAATCGCTTTTTTGACATTCTGACGGTTCAAAAAGGACTAAGTAAGCTGCTGATTGACTTAATGTTTGGCGCCTTTCAGATAGTCTTCGGGCTGCTCGTTTTGTCTTTTTACCACCCCATCTTTATTGCTTTTGGGCTGTTCACCATCCTGATGCTGGTGCTGATTTACGTTATGCACTACCGGCGGGCACTACGCACGAGCATTCAGGAATCGGCTCATAAGTATGAAGTGGTCGATTGGCTGGAACAGGTAGCTAGCCGGCTGCCGGAGTTTCGCCATAATAAGGAGCAGCAACGAGCGGCCATCATGCGCACCGACGAGCTGACTGCCGAGTATCTGCGCTCCCGCAACGGCCATTTCAAGGTGCTGAAATACTATTTCGGCTACGCGATTTTCCTGCGCACTATCCTCATAGGAGGGTTGCTCATCGCCGGCACGCTGTTCGTGGTGTCGCGGCAAATGAGTCTGGGGCAGTTTGTAGCCGCTGAGGTCATCATTGTGCAAGTCAGCAATGCTATCGAGAAGCTGGTCACCAGTATCGGTACCATCTTCGACATGCTGACTGGTGTGGAAAAGCTTGCGGGCGTAACAGATTTACCCTTACTCGACAACGCTACGACGGAAACGCATGCTTAA